The Deinococcus koreensis genome window below encodes:
- a CDS encoding alpha-amylase family glycosyl hydrolase, with the protein MKRFHALPALSLLSVALTACAQLQSPDPLQALKARDWRDETIYFAMTDRFANGNPANDNGPNRGAGDVADRANPLGWHGGDFAGLKAKIEEGYFGRMGFTSIWVSPVVLQVPAIPGPTSGPNAGKLFAGYHGYWAEDFFKVDPHLGTMAEYKELIKAAHKNDIRILQDVVVNHAGYDATLTKTKPEWFHTKADCDASTNKTTDCDLAGLPDFKQERPDVTAYLNDFIEYWRKETGIDGLRIDTMKHVPDSYWKQFFAPGGVGDPKKLWSVGEVFDGSPAYLARFMDELGAPSVFDFALHFAFKDQMSSAGGNLDRMADVFAQDGVYRDATRLTTFVDNHDVRRFVNEVTSRGGTPAQAAERLDMALSTMYLSRGTPSVWQGSEYAQVGEGDPYNFPTGQGNREDMDFSKLASSTLDERLGALAGARQQYRALTRGAQQELWRPNGGAPVLAYRRVVPGVRGVAGQPVVFVVNGGDRPVDLGTLPGGGIPLLGTFSGAALTEVTGRANPLSLSGGKLVGTLPARTVVAVTAPAGGGASGAVNPALPEVAALAARPGDSAVELTWTPSTTAAVSGYRIYAKTSSGAERLLNFAPIPATQGRYLARGVTNGLSTTFRVVTVDVNGAESRGAAVAATPSASITAKVSFTVDARSQGNGPIELRRFDTGSQVEYPMTQTARGLWKTDLDLPLFREIKFKFGNDGAGAKNSGYEGPGQGDRAYTVGTAGDAYSGTYDFIDSPAPASLIEGKVTGGGSPLGGALVEATTANLNLNYALSFSDGSYTLFAPAGAQTLKATAGGYLEATRAATSPQTGADIALARDLSTRYAIDGNLSDWAAPKVDVKSPKPGGFGENNNFTRLLADSDANFLYLAYTYRVAGNSAIVYLDTAPGGAAQADSFEAWRRAATFTGAMGGVDAFVARYEKQDAQLRRVTSDTATPEVAVADYKYAASGTLPEQTVELAIPWGALGLSGPPAAGVNVVGGIFGGDDYGAGDIIPDGGSEPSRANTVGTSDPRRATFTAPVNVR; encoded by the coding sequence ATGAAGCGCTTCCATGCTCTGCCCGCCCTGTCCCTTCTGTCCGTGGCCCTGACGGCCTGCGCGCAGCTCCAGTCCCCCGATCCCCTGCAGGCCCTGAAGGCGCGCGACTGGCGCGACGAGACCATCTACTTCGCCATGACCGACCGCTTCGCCAACGGGAACCCGGCCAACGACAACGGCCCCAACCGGGGCGCCGGCGACGTGGCCGACCGGGCGAATCCACTGGGCTGGCACGGCGGCGATTTCGCGGGCCTGAAGGCCAAGATCGAGGAGGGCTACTTCGGACGGATGGGCTTCACCTCCATCTGGGTGAGCCCGGTCGTGCTGCAGGTGCCGGCGATTCCGGGGCCGACCAGCGGGCCGAACGCCGGCAAGCTGTTCGCGGGCTACCACGGCTACTGGGCGGAGGACTTCTTCAAGGTCGATCCCCACCTCGGGACGATGGCCGAGTACAAGGAACTCATCAAGGCGGCCCACAAGAACGACATCCGCATCCTGCAGGACGTGGTGGTCAACCACGCGGGCTACGACGCGACCCTGACGAAAACGAAGCCCGAGTGGTTCCACACGAAGGCCGACTGCGACGCCAGCACGAACAAGACCACCGACTGCGACCTGGCGGGCCTGCCCGACTTCAAGCAGGAGCGGCCGGACGTCACCGCCTACCTGAACGACTTCATCGAGTACTGGCGCAAGGAGACCGGCATCGACGGCCTGCGCATCGACACCATGAAGCACGTGCCGGACAGCTACTGGAAGCAGTTCTTCGCCCCTGGCGGCGTGGGCGATCCCAAGAAGCTCTGGTCGGTCGGGGAGGTCTTCGACGGCAGCCCGGCCTACCTCGCGCGCTTCATGGACGAGCTGGGCGCCCCGAGCGTGTTCGACTTCGCGCTGCACTTCGCCTTCAAGGATCAGATGAGTTCGGCGGGCGGCAACCTCGACCGCATGGCCGACGTGTTCGCGCAGGACGGCGTGTACCGCGACGCCACGCGGCTCACCACCTTCGTGGACAACCACGACGTCCGGCGCTTCGTGAACGAGGTGACCTCGCGCGGCGGCACCCCCGCCCAGGCGGCCGAGCGGCTGGACATGGCGCTCTCAACCATGTACCTGTCGCGCGGCACGCCGAGCGTGTGGCAGGGCAGCGAATACGCGCAGGTCGGCGAGGGCGATCCCTATAACTTCCCCACCGGCCAGGGCAACCGCGAGGACATGGACTTCTCGAAGCTGGCCTCCTCGACGCTGGACGAGCGGCTGGGCGCGCTGGCGGGGGCCCGCCAGCAGTACCGCGCCCTGACGCGCGGCGCGCAGCAGGAGTTGTGGCGCCCGAACGGCGGCGCGCCCGTCCTGGCCTACCGCCGGGTGGTACCCGGCGTGCGCGGCGTGGCCGGGCAGCCGGTGGTCTTCGTGGTGAATGGCGGCGACCGCCCGGTCGACCTGGGCACCCTGCCGGGCGGCGGCATTCCGCTGCTGGGCACCTTCAGCGGCGCGGCGCTGACGGAAGTGACGGGGCGCGCCAATCCCCTGAGCCTCAGCGGCGGCAAGCTGGTCGGCACCCTGCCAGCGCGCACGGTGGTGGCGGTCACGGCCCCGGCGGGGGGCGGCGCGAGCGGCGCGGTCAACCCCGCCCTGCCCGAAGTGGCGGCCCTGGCCGCGCGCCCCGGCGACTCCGCCGTGGAGCTGACCTGGACGCCCAGCACGACCGCGGCCGTCTCGGGGTACCGCATCTATGCCAAGACCAGTTCCGGCGCCGAACGCCTGCTGAACTTCGCGCCCATCCCGGCCACGCAGGGCAGATACCTGGCGCGCGGCGTGACCAACGGCCTGTCCACGACCTTCCGCGTGGTCACGGTGGACGTGAACGGGGCGGAGAGCCGGGGCGCCGCGGTGGCCGCCACGCCCAGCGCGTCGATCACCGCGAAGGTCAGCTTCACGGTCGACGCCCGCAGCCAGGGCAACGGCCCCATTGAGCTGCGGCGCTTCGACACCGGCAGCCAGGTCGAGTACCCCATGACCCAGACGGCGCGCGGGCTCTGGAAGACCGACCTCGACCTGCCGCTGTTCCGGGAGATCAAGTTCAAGTTCGGCAACGACGGCGCGGGCGCGAAGAACTCGGGCTACGAGGGCCCCGGCCAGGGCGACCGCGCCTACACGGTCGGCACGGCGGGCGACGCCTACAGCGGCACCTACGACTTCATCGACTCGCCGGCGCCGGCCAGCCTCATCGAGGGCAAGGTCACGGGCGGCGGCTCGCCGCTGGGCGGCGCACTGGTCGAGGCCACGACCGCCAACCTGAACCTGAACTACGCCCTGAGCTTCAGCGACGGCAGCTACACCCTGTTCGCCCCGGCCGGCGCGCAGACGCTGAAGGCAACGGCAGGCGGCTACCTGGAGGCCACGCGCGCCGCCACCTCGCCGCAGACGGGCGCGGACATCGCCCTGGCCCGCGACCTGAGCACCAGGTACGCCATCGACGGCAACCTCAGCGACTGGGCGGCGCCCAAGGTGGACGTGAAGAGCCCGAAGCCGGGGGGCTTCGGCGAGAACAACAACTTCACCCGCCTGCTGGCCGACAGCGACGCCAACTTCCTGTACCTGGCCTACACCTACCGCGTGGCGGGCAACTCCGCCATCGTGTACCTCGACACCGCCCCCGGCGGCGCGGCGCAGGCCGACAGCTTCGAGGCCTGGCGGCGCGCCGCGACCTTCACGGGCGCCATGGGCGGCGTGGACGCCTTCGTCGCCCGCTACGAGAAGCAGGACGCCCAGCTGCGCCGCGTGACGAGCGACACCGCCACGCCCGAAGTCGCGGTGGCCGACTACAAGTACGCGGCGAGCGGCACCCTCCCCGAGCAGACGGTGGAACTGGCGATTCCCTGGGGCGCCCTGGGCCTCAGCGGCCCCCCGGCGGCCGGCGTGAACGTCGTGGGCGGCATCTTCGGCGGTGACGACTACGGTGCGGGCGACATCATTCCCGACGGGGGCAGCGAGCCCAGCAGAGCCAACACCGTCGGCACCAGCGATCCGCGCCGCGCGACCTTTACGGCCCCGGTGAACGTGAGGTAG
- a CDS encoding DUF427 domain-containing protein: MKAIWNGQVIAQSDDTVVVEGNHYFPADSVRAEYLRPSATHSTCPWKGEASYHSLSVDGQENRDAAWYYPEPKDAARQITGRIAFWKGVQVTPD, encoded by the coding sequence ATGAAAGCCATCTGGAACGGTCAGGTCATCGCGCAGTCGGACGACACCGTGGTTGTCGAGGGCAACCATTATTTCCCGGCCGACAGCGTCAGGGCCGAGTACCTGCGCCCTAGCGCCACGCACTCCACCTGTCCCTGGAAGGGCGAGGCCAGCTACCACAGCCTCTCGGTAGACGGCCAGGAGAACCGCGACGCGGCGTGGTACTACCCCGAGCCCAAGGACGCCGCGCGGCAGATCACGGGCCGGATCGCCTTCTGGAAGGGCGTGCAGGTCACGCCGGACTGA
- a CDS encoding GGDEF domain-containing protein, translating into MRPPPAPPAALIPEVLPEAPGRISRPLPGRALSRREVYLLALPVLALALVPGWLVGTPDPFDRLAVPALAGLLAGVFVALWLSRWRLESVLTGLLGGVWLYLLGRIAFVLSGPPDAAQLGALGSAALWVPALLVAHIWMLGNRAGRRASRLALGALLSVLAASALRQPALLGAPASALLVQSLLAGLMGLIGQRSALQRVSQEVRRHRLGEHLTGRGDSLTGLPDARLLQEWLRRAPPRRLSGLAVAALRVEPPVTGPHDPGPYDPLFAGCLTAHVGRVLEGALRDQDMLGRVGGADFLVLLRVPDERAARAACERLRLRVAARPLEGVNSSLSVGLAFYRGQADGLTLLREAQAALEARCAQRQTRTAETGQTTRWTGPAEPSPEPDPAPSPLLSPA; encoded by the coding sequence ATGCGTCCCCCCCCCGCCCCGCCCGCCGCCCTGATTCCCGAAGTCCTGCCCGAAGCGCCCGGCCGGATCTCCCGGCCCCTCCCCGGCCGCGCCCTGAGCCGCCGGGAGGTCTACCTGCTCGCCCTGCCCGTGCTGGCGCTGGCGCTCGTGCCGGGGTGGCTGGTCGGCACGCCCGACCCGTTCGACCGGCTGGCGGTGCCGGCGCTGGCGGGCCTGCTGGCCGGGGTCTTCGTGGCGCTGTGGCTCTCGCGCTGGCGGCTGGAGAGTGTCCTCACGGGGCTGCTCGGCGGGGTGTGGCTGTATCTGCTGGGCCGCATCGCGTTCGTGCTCTCCGGGCCCCCGGACGCGGCGCAGCTGGGCGCGCTGGGCAGCGCCGCCCTGTGGGTGCCGGCGCTGCTGGTCGCGCATATCTGGATGCTGGGCAACCGGGCGGGCCGGCGCGCCAGCCGGCTGGCCCTGGGGGCGCTGCTGAGCGTGCTGGCGGCCTCGGCCCTGCGCCAGCCGGCCCTGCTCGGGGCGCCCGCCAGCGCCCTGCTGGTGCAGTCCCTCCTGGCCGGGCTGATGGGGCTGATCGGCCAGCGCTCGGCCCTGCAGCGGGTCTCCCAGGAAGTGCGGCGCCACCGGCTGGGCGAGCACCTGACCGGCCGGGGCGACAGCCTCACCGGGCTGCCGGATGCCCGGCTGCTACAGGAGTGGTTGCGGCGGGCGCCCCCGCGGCGCCTGAGCGGGCTGGCGGTGGCCGCCTTACGGGTCGAGCCGCCGGTCACCGGCCCCCACGACCCCGGCCCGTACGATCCTCTGTTCGCGGGCTGCCTGACCGCCCATGTCGGGCGGGTGCTGGAGGGGGCCCTGCGCGACCAGGACATGCTGGGACGGGTGGGCGGCGCCGACTTCCTAGTGCTGCTGCGCGTGCCGGACGAACGGGCGGCGCGGGCCGCCTGCGAGCGGCTGCGCCTGCGGGTGGCGGCCCGGCCCCTGGAGGGCGTGAACTCGTCCCTGAGCGTGGGGCTGGCCTTCTACCGCGGTCAGGCGGACGGGCTGACCCTGCTGCGCGAGGCCCAGGCGGCGCTGGAGGCCCGCTGCGCGCAGCGCCAGACCCGGACGGCGGAAACCGGGCAGACGACCCGGTGGACGGGGCCGGCTGAGCCCAGCCCAGAGCCTGACCCGGCGCCCAGCCCGCTCCTCAGTCCGGCGTGA
- a CDS encoding nitrilase-related carbon-nitrogen hydrolase — protein MLPRSLRAVAVQPQWHVTDFTSAAAFRAWMRSQLEAARPHLARDRPNLVVLTELNGLPLVLRGGAWALGLGTFQRVAAALFLARLPRTLPLMLRERVSPMRALQLAGSEANTRLYLQTCRDLAREYGVYLCCGSAPTPRYRLEGARRRRVPGVLTNQTVILAPDGALIGATDKVHLTPDEQGGGVDLTPGDLGELRVFPTPVGDLGVAISLDAFRPDVIGRLEAQGCTVLLQPDANGAPWTSREGLPPDPRHMRDQPVAWLDSSWRITAAGTGIRYAVNPMVVGNLLDLTFDGQSAITGPAQEAPAARSYVMTEPRPGFLALAPWVEDGPPEQLRRTGQQLAAHSGHPRENRYRQDIVSADLELPAPSLSPPLPTAHEEALRSILDDHSPAPHHFPWALPWAGLALAAALYALWRKR, from the coding sequence ATGCTCCCCCGCTCCCTTCGCGCCGTCGCCGTGCAGCCCCAGTGGCACGTCACGGACTTCACCAGCGCGGCCGCCTTCCGCGCCTGGATGCGCTCGCAGCTGGAGGCGGCCCGCCCGCACCTGGCCCGGGATCGGCCGAATCTGGTCGTGCTCACCGAACTCAACGGCCTGCCGCTGGTGCTGCGCGGCGGGGCCTGGGCGCTGGGGCTGGGCACCTTCCAGCGGGTGGCGGCCGCGCTGTTCCTGGCCCGCCTGCCCCGCACGCTGCCCCTGATGCTGCGTGAGCGCGTCTCGCCCATGCGCGCCCTGCAGCTCGCGGGCAGCGAGGCGAACACCCGCCTGTACCTGCAGACCTGCCGCGACCTGGCCCGCGAGTACGGCGTGTACCTGTGCTGCGGCAGTGCGCCCACGCCCCGCTACCGGCTGGAGGGCGCTCGGCGGCGCCGGGTGCCGGGCGTGCTGACCAACCAGACGGTGATCCTGGCCCCGGACGGCGCCCTGATCGGCGCCACCGACAAGGTGCACCTCACCCCCGACGAGCAGGGCGGCGGGGTGGACCTCACGCCGGGCGACCTGGGAGAGCTGCGGGTCTTCCCGACCCCGGTGGGTGACCTGGGCGTGGCCATCAGCCTTGACGCCTTCCGCCCGGACGTGATCGGGAGGCTGGAGGCGCAGGGCTGCACGGTGCTGCTGCAGCCCGATGCCAACGGCGCCCCCTGGACGTCCCGGGAAGGGCTGCCTCCCGACCCCCGGCACATGCGGGATCAGCCGGTGGCCTGGCTGGACTCCAGCTGGCGGATCACGGCCGCCGGGACGGGCATCCGCTACGCCGTCAACCCCATGGTGGTCGGGAACCTGCTCGACCTGACCTTCGACGGCCAGAGCGCGATCACCGGCCCGGCCCAGGAGGCGCCGGCGGCGCGCAGCTATGTCATGACCGAGCCGCGCCCTGGGTTCCTGGCGCTGGCCCCCTGGGTCGAGGACGGCCCGCCCGAGCAACTGCGCCGCACCGGTCAGCAGCTCGCGGCCCACAGCGGCCATCCCCGCGAGAACCGGTACCGCCAGGACATCGTCTCCGCCGATCTGGAGCTGCCTGCCCCTTCCCTGTCGCCGCCGCTCCCCACCGCACACGAGGAGGCGCTGCGATCAATTCTGGACGACCATTCCCCGGCCCCGCACCACTTTCCCTGGGCCCTGCCCTGGGCCGGGCTGGCTCTGGCCGCCGCCCTCTACGCCCTCTGGCGCAAGCGTTGA